The following proteins come from a genomic window of Proteiniphilum propionicum:
- a CDS encoding cytochrome ubiquinol oxidase subunit I — MDLLNVFTVNWSRAQFALTAGYHWLFVPLTIGLGLIMAIMESIYVKTGDEKWKSATRFWQKIFGINFAIGVATGIILEFQFGTNWSNYSWFVGDIFGAPLAIEGIFAFFMEATFISIMFFGWNRVSKKMHLASTWLVFIGASLSAYWILVANAWMQYPAGMEFNPETVRNEMVDFWAVAFSPVAYNKFLHTTFSAWGVGASFAVGISSWYLLKKRHVDFAIKTLKISSLVGLVAFVMLAVTGDGSAYQVSQKQPMKLAAMEGLYEGKSGAGLVAIGMLNPAKKAYNDDVNPYVFKLEIPKLLSLLGYRNINAFVPGIKDIVDGGYILQDGTVALSFEERQARGRKAIQTLADYQAARKEENEAINSGNSAAAAAAAVAAANYETVLRENYAHFGYGYLEKGEDLIPNVPLTFYSFHLMVVIGFYFILFFFVILYYLYRKSMSTASWLQYVALWSIPLSYIAGQLGWVVAEVGRQPWTIQDILPVQSAASAVSPGNVITTFILFAVLFTGLLVAEVTIMIKQIKKGPDKLVSKNN; from the coding sequence ATGGATCTACTAAATGTGTTTACAGTTAATTGGTCTAGAGCGCAATTTGCTCTCACTGCAGGATACCACTGGTTGTTTGTACCGCTCACAATCGGTTTGGGGCTTATTATGGCAATAATGGAAAGCATCTATGTGAAAACAGGAGATGAGAAATGGAAAAGTGCTACCAGGTTCTGGCAGAAAATCTTCGGGATAAACTTTGCAATAGGCGTTGCAACAGGAATTATCCTTGAGTTTCAGTTTGGGACAAACTGGTCGAACTACAGCTGGTTTGTTGGAGATATATTTGGTGCTCCCTTGGCTATAGAAGGTATCTTTGCTTTCTTTATGGAAGCTACATTCATATCTATCATGTTTTTTGGCTGGAACAGGGTAAGCAAGAAGATGCATCTGGCATCAACCTGGCTGGTTTTTATCGGCGCCTCCTTATCCGCATACTGGATTTTGGTTGCAAACGCATGGATGCAATATCCTGCAGGGATGGAATTTAATCCCGAAACAGTGCGTAACGAAATGGTGGATTTCTGGGCAGTAGCCTTCTCGCCGGTAGCATATAATAAATTTCTTCATACTACCTTTTCAGCATGGGGTGTTGGTGCCAGTTTCGCAGTGGGAATATCTTCGTGGTATCTTCTTAAAAAGAGGCACGTTGATTTTGCTATAAAGACTTTGAAAATAAGTTCACTGGTAGGGCTGGTCGCCTTTGTTATGCTTGCAGTTACGGGTGATGGCTCAGCTTATCAGGTATCACAAAAACAGCCGATGAAGCTTGCAGCCATGGAGGGCCTATATGAGGGAAAATCGGGCGCCGGGCTAGTTGCTATCGGTATGTTGAATCCTGCCAAGAAAGCATACAACGATGATGTGAACCCATACGTTTTCAAACTTGAGATACCAAAGCTCTTATCACTCCTTGGATACAGAAATATTAATGCTTTCGTCCCGGGAATAAAAGATATTGTAGATGGAGGATACATACTTCAGGACGGCACAGTGGCATTGTCGTTTGAAGAGAGACAGGCCCGTGGAAGGAAGGCTATTCAGACGCTTGCAGATTATCAGGCAGCCAGAAAGGAGGAGAATGAAGCTATTAATTCTGGCAATTCAGCAGCAGCTGCAGCTGCTGCTGTGGCAGCTGCCAATTATGAAACTGTTCTAAGGGAAAACTATGCACATTTCGGATATGGTTACCTGGAAAAAGGTGAGGATCTTATTCCCAATGTGCCACTTACCTTTTACAGCTTTCATCTGATGGTGGTTATTGGTTTCTACTTTATACTGTTCTTTTTTGTAATACTCTACTACCTGTACAGGAAAAGCATGAGCACAGCCAGTTGGCTTCAGTATGTTGCCCTGTGGAGTATTCCGTTATCATATATTGCGGGACAGCTGGGATGGGTGGTAGCCGAAGTAGGCCGCCAGCCATGGACTATTCAGGATATACTTCCTGTACAATCAGCTGCTTCAGCAGTATCTCCGGGGAATGTCATCACCACCTTTATCTTGTTCGCAGTGTTATTCACAGGATTACTTGTTGCAGAGGTGACAATTATGATAAAACAGATTAAAAAAGGCCCGGATAAGTTAGTATCGAAAAATAACTGA
- a CDS encoding NAD(P) transhydrogenase subunit alpha: MNPIFLVLVFIAASVVGYLIIKNVPSLLHTPLMSGMNALSGITLLGAVAAVGLSLIAVDSGGRLLGQLLGGIAIIAATVNVVGGFGVTHRMLKMFDKKKKKL; encoded by the coding sequence ATGAATCCAATCTTTTTAGTACTGGTTTTTATTGCCGCATCAGTTGTGGGTTACCTGATTATTAAAAATGTACCCAGCCTGCTGCACACCCCTTTGATGTCAGGCATGAATGCATTGTCGGGCATCACCCTTCTTGGAGCAGTGGCTGCAGTAGGGTTGTCTCTTATAGCTGTTGACAGCGGAGGTAGGCTGTTGGGGCAATTGTTAGGCGGTATAGCCATTATTGCTGCGACGGTGAATGTGGTGGGCGGTTTTGGAGTGACTCACAGAATGCTTAAAATGTTTGATAAAAAGAAGAAAAAATTATGA
- a CDS encoding 4-alpha-glucanotransferase, which produces MVLLTFQIDYHTTWGQSVCLCGSIPELGNYNETDAVVLSNDGDRWYTEINVSETAELQYYYFIRQGNSTIRREWGSNRRLNVIEKIKEYLVQDLWKNRPYHTYLYSSAFTESIFFHEKEPLPSEYYSQTVLLNVTCPYVCRDQILSVSGDCEALGGWDLKKAKTLSLVNDGEWQIVLDAEELPETCYYKFVILDKKSGKAIHWEDGGNRILYAGKAHKNYRLFAEMALQYHHHHFSYKGVGTSIPVFSLRTNESFGVGDFTDLHKMIDWAVATRQQLIQLLPVNDTTSTGTWCDSYPYSGISIYALHPIYLGCMEYPLKDKKKLKDYREEAEHLNCLPKLDYEKVLKLKRRYSRDLFVQDGREVLSSEEYIVFYEKNKAWIFPYACYCLLRDKNSTADFRNWGEFSSYDEARLKRMLEVYPEAKNETNYWFFVQFLLHKQFSRVKKYAHSRGVTLKGDIPIGISRNSIDAWTNPNLFNMDTQSGAPPDDFSFFGQNWGFPTYNWYAMEEDGYAWWISRFQKMADYFDAYRIDHILGFFRIWEIPLDAVQGLLGHFNPALPYWAEEINRAGIPFDEERMVKPFIHEHFLPDIFDKYTKEVKENYLEVSGWQRFKLKPFCDSQKKIKHLFDSKSDKKSRLICDGLLSLCTEVLFIRDPLDQNRFHPRITAQYTYSYKYLDDNVKEAFNRLYVEFFYNRHNYFWREQAMKKLPVLISSTPMMVCGEDLGMVPDCVPSVMHELQMLSLEIERMPKDQHATFTDLQKLPYLSVCTTSTHDMSPLRLWWTENRELTQRYYNEVLHREGTAPAECNTAICLQIIEHHLQSSAMWVILPLQDWMSIDERLRNPDIADERINVPANPSHYWRYRMHISLDDLLKETTFNKKVEAISRR; this is translated from the coding sequence ATGGTACTTCTTACTTTTCAAATTGATTATCATACCACATGGGGTCAGTCGGTATGCCTCTGTGGTTCTATTCCCGAACTGGGTAATTATAATGAAACCGATGCTGTTGTCCTTTCGAATGATGGCGACAGGTGGTATACGGAAATTAATGTATCAGAAACGGCAGAGCTTCAATACTACTATTTTATCAGGCAGGGGAACAGTACCATTCGACGTGAATGGGGAAGCAACCGAAGACTTAACGTCATTGAAAAGATTAAAGAGTATCTTGTTCAGGACCTTTGGAAAAACAGGCCATACCACACCTATTTATACTCATCGGCTTTTACAGAAAGTATATTTTTTCATGAAAAAGAGCCTCTACCCTCAGAATATTACTCTCAAACAGTTTTATTGAATGTAACATGTCCTTATGTATGCAGGGACCAGATCCTTTCCGTGAGCGGCGATTGCGAGGCATTGGGCGGATGGGACTTAAAAAAAGCCAAAACACTATCGCTCGTGAATGACGGCGAATGGCAGATAGTGCTTGATGCTGAGGAACTGCCCGAAACATGTTATTATAAGTTTGTCATTCTCGATAAAAAAAGTGGAAAAGCCATTCACTGGGAAGATGGTGGAAACCGCATTCTGTATGCAGGAAAGGCTCATAAAAACTACAGGCTCTTTGCTGAGATGGCTCTGCAATATCATCATCATCACTTTTCATATAAGGGAGTGGGTACTTCAATACCTGTTTTCTCGTTGAGAACAAACGAAAGCTTTGGAGTGGGCGATTTTACCGATCTGCACAAGATGATAGACTGGGCAGTGGCTACCCGTCAACAACTTATTCAGCTGCTTCCGGTGAATGATACTACGTCCACGGGCACATGGTGCGACTCCTATCCATACAGTGGCATATCAATTTATGCACTCCACCCAATATATTTGGGGTGCATGGAATATCCTTTAAAAGATAAGAAGAAGCTTAAAGATTACAGGGAAGAGGCGGAACATCTTAACTGCCTACCCAAGTTGGACTATGAAAAGGTGCTTAAGCTCAAGAGACGTTACAGCAGGGATCTCTTCGTGCAGGATGGTAGGGAAGTACTGTCTTCGGAAGAATACATCGTATTTTATGAAAAGAATAAAGCCTGGATCTTTCCATATGCATGCTACTGTCTGCTGCGCGATAAAAACAGTACGGCTGACTTTAGAAACTGGGGTGAATTCAGTAGTTACGATGAAGCCCGCTTGAAACGGATGCTTGAAGTTTATCCGGAAGCGAAAAATGAGACTAATTACTGGTTCTTTGTGCAGTTCCTGCTTCACAAACAATTTTCCCGGGTAAAGAAGTATGCTCACAGCAGAGGTGTAACACTCAAGGGAGACATTCCTATCGGAATAAGTAGAAACAGTATTGATGCGTGGACCAATCCCAATCTGTTTAATATGGATACGCAAAGCGGTGCACCGCCCGACGACTTTTCATTCTTTGGCCAAAACTGGGGATTTCCTACTTACAACTGGTATGCGATGGAGGAGGACGGGTATGCATGGTGGATAAGCCGATTCCAAAAAATGGCGGACTATTTTGATGCATACCGTATCGATCATATCCTGGGATTTTTCCGTATCTGGGAAATACCTCTGGATGCCGTACAAGGACTATTAGGCCACTTTAACCCGGCATTGCCCTACTGGGCTGAAGAGATTAACCGGGCAGGTATTCCTTTCGATGAAGAGAGAATGGTAAAACCGTTTATTCATGAACATTTTTTACCGGATATTTTTGATAAATATACCAAAGAAGTAAAGGAGAATTACCTGGAGGTATCGGGTTGGCAGCGTTTCAAGCTAAAGCCGTTTTGTGATTCTCAAAAAAAAATCAAACACCTATTTGATAGTAAGTCTGACAAGAAAAGCCGACTTATATGCGATGGTCTTCTATCTCTTTGTACAGAGGTCCTTTTTATTCGAGATCCACTTGATCAAAATCGTTTTCATCCGCGCATTACGGCACAATACACCTATTCGTACAAGTATCTGGATGATAATGTAAAAGAGGCTTTTAATCGCCTTTATGTCGAATTTTTTTACAACCGTCATAACTATTTTTGGAGAGAACAGGCAATGAAAAAACTGCCTGTGCTTATTTCATCTACACCGATGATGGTATGTGGAGAAGACCTGGGTATGGTGCCCGACTGTGTACCTTCGGTAATGCATGAATTGCAGATGTTGAGCTTGGAGATTGAACGAATGCCCAAAGATCAGCATGCTACTTTCACCGACCTGCAAAAGCTTCCTTATCTCTCCGTTTGTACTACATCAACACATGATATGTCGCCCCTCCGTTTATGGTGGACTGAAAACCGGGAACTAACACAACGTTATTATAATGAGGTACTGCATCGAGAGGGTACCGCACCGGCCGAATGTAATACAGCAATCTGCCTGCAGATTATTGAACATCATCTCCAATCATCGGCCATGTGGGTCATTCTTCCCTTGCAGGACTGGATGTCGATAGATGAAAGGCTTCGTAATCCCGATATTGCGGACGAAAGGATTAATGTGCCCGCCAATCCTTCGCATTACTGGCGCTACAGAATGCATATATCGCTTGATGACTTGCTCAAAGAGACCACATTCAATAAAAAAGTGGAGGCAATCTCACGGAGATAA
- a CDS encoding NAD(P) transhydrogenase subunit alpha, giving the protein MIIGIPKEIMRGEARVAATPETVKKFVKDGLTVLVETGAGENSHYYDEQYAGVGAELIPGPKQLFKRADLILKVKEPLFNEKENRHEVDMMHRGQYLITFIHPASPGNHEMVKKLAGAGVTSLTLDGIPRISRAQHMDALTSMSTCAGYKGMIMAANDLPCFMPQMFTAVGMLKPANVLVIGAGVAGLQALATAKRLGAVTYAMDIRPAANEQAKSLGAKVIDSGVPAEKAMGEGGYAKKLSEEWIQKERETLSKVLCEMDIIFLSALIPGKVAPILITENMVKEMKKGSVIVDISIDQGGNCEITPAGTKEVKHNVTIGGIKNIPGLIPASSTWMFANNVYNLVNYLIKEGQIVLDLKDEITGSILVTHNHEVVHEGAREAMGL; this is encoded by the coding sequence ATGATTATAGGAATACCTAAAGAGATTATGCGGGGTGAAGCCCGTGTTGCTGCAACTCCAGAAACCGTGAAAAAATTTGTTAAGGATGGGTTAACGGTCCTTGTGGAAACCGGAGCAGGAGAAAATTCCCACTATTATGATGAGCAATATGCAGGCGTAGGGGCTGAACTGATCCCCGGCCCGAAGCAACTATTTAAAAGAGCCGACCTTATTCTGAAAGTAAAAGAACCGCTGTTCAACGAAAAAGAAAACAGGCACGAAGTGGATATGATGCACCGGGGACAGTATCTCATCACCTTTATACATCCTGCCTCTCCCGGAAATCATGAGATGGTGAAAAAACTTGCCGGAGCAGGTGTGACGAGCCTTACTCTTGATGGTATTCCGCGTATATCGAGGGCACAGCATATGGATGCTCTCACCTCAATGAGCACGTGTGCCGGATATAAGGGAATGATAATGGCTGCAAATGACCTTCCCTGCTTTATGCCGCAAATGTTCACAGCTGTGGGAATGCTTAAACCTGCCAATGTACTCGTTATAGGTGCAGGGGTAGCGGGATTACAGGCTCTGGCAACTGCTAAGAGGCTGGGTGCGGTAACCTATGCCATGGATATCCGTCCCGCTGCAAATGAGCAAGCTAAGAGCCTTGGCGCCAAAGTGATTGATTCGGGTGTACCTGCTGAGAAGGCTATGGGTGAAGGGGGGTATGCTAAAAAGCTATCAGAAGAGTGGATACAGAAGGAAAGAGAGACGTTGAGTAAAGTACTATGTGAGATGGATATCATCTTTCTTAGTGCGCTGATACCCGGCAAGGTAGCTCCAATACTCATCACTGAAAATATGGTGAAAGAGATGAAGAAGGGTTCTGTAATAGTTGACATCTCAATAGACCAGGGGGGGAACTGCGAGATCACCCCTGCCGGAACAAAGGAGGTGAAACACAATGTGACCATTGGTGGCATAAAAAATATTCCCGGCTTAATTCCTGCAAGCTCCACCTGGATGTTTGCAAATAATGTTTATAATCTGGTGAATTATCTTATTAAAGAGGGTCAGATAGTGCTTGATCTTAAAGATGAGATAACAGGATCGATTCTGGTGACTCATAACCACGAGGTAGTACATGAGGGCGCACGTGAAGCTATGGGATTATAA
- the prmA gene encoding 50S ribosomal protein L11 methyltransferase, translating into MQYIQVQFDCNPANEVITDVLAALLAEIGFETFVPANRGLDAYLPATLFSEKEIDDLLSKFPMEATITYSSHAMEDKDWNEEWEKNYFQPIVIDEKVCIHSSFHRPEKEYEYNILIDPKMAFGTGHHQTTGLMMKEILAMNLAGKSVLDMGCGTALLAILASMKGAERVTAIDIDEWAYSNALENVQLNGTENIRVLQGGAGLLGSETYDVILANINRNILLRDFPLYVNVLNVGGQIVMSGFFAEDIPAIRAKSEEYGLVYQHFLVMDQWVAVSFRF; encoded by the coding sequence ATGCAGTATATTCAGGTACAATTTGATTGTAATCCGGCAAATGAGGTTATAACCGATGTTCTGGCAGCACTTCTGGCTGAGATTGGATTTGAGACATTTGTTCCGGCAAACAGAGGTTTGGATGCCTACTTACCGGCAACCCTGTTTTCGGAGAAAGAGATTGATGATCTTCTTTCGAAATTTCCCATGGAAGCAACAATCACCTATTCATCCCATGCAATGGAAGATAAAGACTGGAACGAAGAGTGGGAGAAAAACTATTTTCAGCCTATTGTAATCGATGAAAAGGTATGCATCCATAGCTCTTTCCACCGGCCGGAAAAGGAGTATGAATACAACATTCTTATCGATCCTAAGATGGCTTTCGGAACCGGCCATCACCAGACCACTGGTTTGATGATGAAAGAGATTCTAGCCATGAACCTGGCAGGTAAATCGGTTCTTGATATGGGATGCGGTACGGCTTTGCTGGCAATATTAGCATCGATGAAAGGGGCTGAGCGCGTTACAGCTATCGATATAGATGAGTGGGCCTATAGCAATGCTCTTGAGAATGTGCAACTGAACGGTACTGAAAACATTCGAGTGTTGCAGGGAGGTGCCGGGTTGTTAGGCTCTGAAACATATGATGTAATTTTAGCCAATATCAACAGGAATATTCTTTTAAGGGATTTTCCATTATATGTTAACGTGCTAAATGTTGGCGGACAGATTGTTATGAGCGGGTTCTTCGCAGAGGATATCCCTGCCATCCGCGCCAAAAGCGAAGAATACGGCTTAGTATATCAGCACTTTTTGGTGATGGATCAATGGGTTGCTGTTTCGTTTCGTTTTTGA
- a CDS encoding class II fructose-bisphosphate aldolase: MVSYKELGLVNSRGLFKKAIDGGYAIPAFNFNNMEQLQAIISACVETKSPVILQVSSGARKYANQTLLRYMAQGAVQYAKELGYEIPIVLHLDHGDSFELCKDCIENGFSSVMIDGSHLPYEENVALTKKVVDFAHQHDVTVEGELGVLAGIEDDVQAEHHTYTEPDEVVDFVKRTGVDSLAISIGTSHGAFKFTPEQCTRNKDGVLVPPPLRFDILEEVEKRIPGFPIVLHGSSSVPPQYVETINKYGGKLNDSIGIPEEQLRRAAKSSVCKINIDSDGRLAMTAAVREVFATKPAEFDPRKYLGPAREELKKLYMHKTENVLGSAGKA, encoded by the coding sequence ATGGTAAGTTATAAAGAATTGGGTCTTGTAAACTCAAGAGGGCTTTTTAAAAAAGCTATTGATGGCGGATATGCTATCCCCGCTTTTAATTTCAACAACATGGAACAATTGCAGGCCATTATATCTGCTTGTGTTGAAACCAAGTCCCCTGTGATTCTGCAAGTGTCAAGCGGTGCACGTAAATATGCCAACCAGACACTGTTGCGTTATATGGCTCAGGGAGCTGTTCAATATGCCAAAGAACTTGGCTACGAAATTCCAATTGTTCTACATCTCGACCATGGAGATAGCTTTGAACTCTGTAAAGATTGTATAGAAAACGGTTTCTCATCAGTAATGATAGACGGTTCTCACCTCCCTTATGAGGAAAATGTTGCATTGACAAAAAAGGTGGTCGATTTTGCCCATCAGCATGATGTTACTGTGGAAGGAGAATTGGGTGTACTTGCCGGCATTGAAGATGACGTGCAGGCTGAACACCACACATATACCGAACCGGATGAAGTTGTAGACTTTGTAAAACGCACCGGTGTAGACTCACTTGCAATCTCTATCGGCACCTCACACGGAGCCTTTAAGTTCACTCCCGAGCAGTGCACACGCAACAAAGATGGTGTACTGGTTCCTCCTCCTTTGCGTTTCGATATTCTTGAAGAGGTTGAAAAACGAATTCCGGGCTTCCCCATCGTTCTTCACGGATCATCATCCGTTCCGCCTCAGTATGTGGAAACCATAAACAAATATGGAGGTAAGCTGAATGACTCTATCGGCATACCCGAAGAGCAATTGCGCAGAGCTGCAAAATCGTCTGTATGTAAAATAAATATCGACTCTGACGGCCGTCTTGCTATGACAGCTGCCGTGCGTGAGGTATTTGCAACCAAACCGGCTGAATTCGATCCACGAAAATATCTCGGCCCGGCACGTGAAGAGTTGAAAAAGCTCTACATGCACAAAACTGAAAATGTATTGGGTAGCGCAGGAAAAGCGTAA
- a CDS encoding putative transporter gives MEWLVELVTGSGIAHSILVLALVISGGLLLGKIKIFGISLGTTWILFLGIFLGHLGLEVNGEVLHFLKEFGLILFIYSIGMQVGPSFFSSFKQGGMTLNLLASGVVILGVLTAYVIHLVNGIPIVTMVGILSGAVTNTPGLGAAQQTYTDITGSTDPSIATAYAVTYPLGVVGIIMSIVFFRYIFKIDLHKENKRLDENSESKMNEAHMFSLQVKNPAIFGKNIHEVKTLIDKEFVISRVLHSQTNGLAVPRTETILNEDDKIMVVSNLKNIDVIEALIGKLIDMGREEWNKLDSQLVSRRINITKSEINGRSIGNLKLRNIFGVNITRVNRAGVDLIADSRLQLQLGDRVTVVGAESDIANVEKFLGNSLKRLREPNLISIFLGIALGVLVGSIPFMLPGIPQPVKLGLAGGPLIISILISKFGPKYKLVTYTTMSANLMLREIGIAIFLACVGLGAGENFVETVVNGGYKWIGYGAIITVIPLLIIGTIGRKVCKLNYFTLMGLIAGSMTDPPALSYSNATAGNDVPSVSYATVYPLTMFLRVITAQLLILLFI, from the coding sequence ATGGAGTGGTTAGTAGAGTTAGTTACAGGTTCTGGGATTGCGCATTCAATATTAGTTCTTGCTCTTGTTATTTCCGGAGGTTTATTACTGGGGAAAATAAAAATATTTGGTATATCGCTGGGGACAACATGGATACTTTTTCTTGGTATATTTTTAGGACATCTTGGACTGGAGGTTAACGGTGAGGTATTGCACTTTCTGAAAGAGTTTGGGCTTATCCTTTTTATCTATTCCATTGGAATGCAGGTGGGCCCCAGCTTTTTTTCTTCGTTCAAGCAGGGAGGAATGACACTGAACCTGCTGGCATCGGGTGTTGTAATACTTGGAGTTTTAACAGCATACGTTATTCATCTTGTTAATGGAATACCCATTGTAACCATGGTGGGTATCCTTTCGGGTGCTGTAACCAATACACCTGGCTTGGGTGCGGCTCAGCAAACATATACCGATATTACCGGTTCAACCGATCCTTCTATTGCCACAGCATATGCCGTGACCTATCCGCTTGGAGTAGTGGGGATAATAATGAGTATTGTATTTTTCAGATATATATTCAAAATTGATCTTCACAAAGAGAATAAAAGGCTCGATGAAAACAGCGAATCCAAAATGAATGAAGCACATATGTTCTCGCTTCAGGTTAAGAATCCCGCCATTTTCGGAAAGAATATACATGAAGTAAAAACACTTATTGACAAGGAATTTGTGATTTCCAGGGTTTTACACTCACAGACAAATGGACTGGCGGTACCGCGTACAGAAACAATATTGAATGAGGATGACAAAATTATGGTTGTTTCAAACCTTAAGAATATTGATGTTATTGAAGCTCTCATAGGAAAGCTTATAGATATGGGTAGGGAGGAGTGGAATAAGCTCGATTCACAACTTGTTTCCCGCAGAATTAACATCACCAAATCCGAGATCAACGGCCGATCAATAGGTAACCTGAAATTGAGAAATATTTTTGGAGTAAATATTACACGTGTGAATCGCGCCGGTGTCGACCTTATTGCCGATTCGAGGCTCCAGCTGCAGTTGGGTGACCGTGTAACGGTGGTAGGGGCTGAGTCAGATATTGCCAACGTTGAAAAATTTCTTGGAAACTCTCTGAAACGGCTTAGAGAACCCAATCTTATATCAATATTTCTGGGAATAGCACTGGGTGTATTAGTGGGAAGCATCCCTTTTATGTTACCCGGTATTCCTCAGCCTGTGAAACTTGGGCTTGCAGGCGGCCCGCTTATCATATCAATTCTGATAAGTAAATTCGGCCCTAAATACAAGCTTGTTACATATACCACTATGAGTGCAAATCTGATGTTACGGGAGATAGGTATTGCAATTTTCCTTGCTTGCGTGGGATTGGGTGCCGGTGAGAATTTTGTAGAAACAGTAGTTAATGGTGGCTACAAATGGATTGGCTATGGCGCTATCATCACCGTGATTCCATTATTGATAATTGGTACTATAGGAAGAAAGGTATGTAAGCTGAACTATTTTACACTTATGGGATTGATTGCAGGCAGTATGACCGATCCGCCAGCATTGTCATATTCAAATGCGACAGCCGGAAATGATGTGCCTTCAGTGAGTTATGCAACCGTATATCCACTTACGATGTTTCTCAGAGTAATTACGGCGCAACTGCTTATCCTTCTTTTTATTTAA
- a CDS encoding DUF3467 domain-containing protein — translation MENLNKENEIQIELSDEIAQGVYSNLAVIAHSSSEFVIDFIRIVPGVPKAKVKSRIILTPEHAKRLLMALKDNIDKFEQHNGSIRVQNDLGFLPPLGGMGHA, via the coding sequence ATGGAAAATTTAAATAAAGAAAACGAGATACAAATTGAATTGAGCGACGAGATAGCTCAGGGTGTATATTCTAACCTTGCAGTTATTGCCCACTCCTCATCTGAGTTTGTTATTGATTTTATTCGCATCGTCCCCGGTGTTCCAAAAGCAAAAGTAAAATCGAGAATTATCCTCACTCCTGAACATGCTAAACGGTTGTTGATGGCACTGAAGGATAATATTGATAAGTTTGAGCAACATAACGGTTCTATTCGTGTTCAGAACGATCTCGGGTTTTTGCCGCCTCTTGGCGGAATGGGGCATGCTTAA
- a CDS encoding DUF4492 domain-containing protein, with protein MEIEIIKPPEKFNWFKMFRDGFLNMSRLGKTLWIVVIIKLIIMFFILKPFFFPNLLNSRYNNDADKARHVSTELIEKAP; from the coding sequence ATGGAAATAGAAATAATCAAACCCCCGGAAAAGTTCAACTGGTTTAAAATGTTTCGCGACGGATTCCTAAACATGAGCCGTCTGGGAAAGACATTGTGGATAGTGGTTATCATAAAACTAATCATCATGTTCTTTATTTTAAAACCTTTCTTCTTCCCGAATCTATTAAACTCAAGGTATAATAACGATGCTGACAAAGCGCGGCACGTGAGTACTGAACTAATTGAAAAAGCGCCATAA